Genomic DNA from Solanum pennellii chromosome 3, SPENNV200:
AACTGATTGAAATtcatattgatgattttttattttttttggtaaacaGGGGAATTTCGATATGGAAACGCCCAATTTTGATATGGCTTCATCTCCACCGTTTTTTTTCGGATCTCCACCGAGTAGGGCATCGAATCCCCTGATTCAGGATTCGCAATTCAGCAACAACAATTTTGTTCCTATACTAGCAATTCCAGAAGCTGCACCTTCTCCGCCACAATCTTCTGCTTCCACTCATAAGAGCGGAGGAGGCTGTGCTCCGGTGAAATTCGGGATCAAGCCAGCTACTGTGAGGATTGAAGGCTTCAATTGCCGCAGCAGCATCTCTGCTTTCGCTTAGGTAAAACCAGAAACCaaccaaaaacaataaaaatgtgAGATTTTTGGGATGAGGTGAGTTACCATAACGAATTCGTTTTAGTCTGTGTACATATAGAGTGAAAAAAAGAGAGTCATCATTCAACTCCGGTTTGTGAATATGTTTACTAGGTGATGAATGAGTGTTCATTTGATATCggaaaataaatacttttagtATAAACCCAAAGAAGAGCAATAAATCAAAAGATTGTTCTCTTTCGTTTGGGGATTAATTAGGGTTCTTATTTAGCATTAGGCTAAAGTTTGTATTGAGTATCTACTGTAGTGTGAGAGAGTCTAAAAGAAAGACTTGTTCTTTTGTAACGGTAAAGTTTGTCACTCTTATCCTTCATTGTAATTGTAATCTGAAGGAGTAATGAAAATGGTCTAATTCTTTATAGCAATATACTAATTTCTTTGTCAATCTTTGATCATCAATGATGTAATTTTAAAGTATTAATGTTTAGTCATATGAAAAGTGCGTTATTATCGCCACTAACTATGTGATTCAGCTTGAAGATTTTGTACTTATCTAATTAGATTTGTTTGGTGTAAAGAATTGTTGAAGATGGCAAGTTGTTTGaggaaaaatattgaattttcatGTGAAAGATGGACCCTCACCTAAGATTAAGGGAAGAATAGGTGGTGTGGGGTATTTGTGTTTTGCAGATTGTTGTATTTTAGAGATGGAAGAGTCATATTTTATTGATTGCTGACTAGTTGCTAGGCTGGCTTTTGGTCATGTGTTGGGTACCACTTTGCTAACAAATACACACAATAAAAGAATGGCATATTGGTGGCCCATGCACTTTCCAAGAAGTGTCCTTTTCCAACTATCGTGCACATAACAAATTGTGAAGAATGCCGTGTGCCGACCATGAGTCGCCACTGTTCACCAATGATAATATCCTTGCCATGTGTTTGCTTTTTTGGATTATGGCTTTAACCCGGGCCATCCCTGACTCATCATCAAGGCCTCGTAGCAGGCAGCATGTTAGTGTTATCCGAAAATTCCCCTTTCATCTTGTTGCCACATGCAACATGTTTTTAGCTGTCGAGTTCATGATCTTGACAATCACAGGTTATAACAACATACTCGATCTTATGAGTTAGTTGTTTGCAGAACTTACTTGCACCAACATCACATACTCAATGTGATCTTATAAGTGAGGTGTTTCAGAAGTATGTTTTTGCTTGTTGTTTTACCTTTTACTTTTTTCGTCTTTCTTAATGACAACTACATAACCAACCACCAAATTACCCTCCCCCACTcctttttttacttctaattattctcaactttttgaaaaaaaaataaaaaagatattactCAAAATGGTGGCAAGCATCAAAGCCTTTTGTGCTGTCAAATATGGAGGACAGCATCTACAATTATTTGGTTCAATAATTCGTCTTCTGTTTGCTATATTTTGAAACTTGCTGTGCATAGACACTTTTTCgtttcttttcttccttttgagcgaatattttcattttccagAGGAGAATGACTATAATTTATAGTTCTTAATTGTTATGTGTCAATCGTTCCTCTGATTTGTTACAAAGAGTACTGGTAATGGTTTATAAGTCGAACGGGTAAGTAGTCTTTTGGATCTTGGCTACTTTACTAGGGAAAACTGTTGAACCAACAAAACTTGATGTGGAAAAGGTGAAGCATTTATACTGATACAGAAtgtgattattgaattattggctacaaatagaaaaagaattatgcATACACTACACTTGCAAGACAGCTATATCGTGGGCAAGAATTTGCATCCACGCCTATAAAGAAGTGTCCATAAATCCTACAATAGTACTAATTTTGCTTTTACTTGAAACATTTTGCGGGCTAAATTCTTTGTGCATATGGAGTGGGCCTCATTCTTTATTCTTCATGAAATAACGTCCATCGTCCACTTTTGAttctattttcaaaaatagCTGTTGTTATGAAATTTCGAATTCTACTTGTGGAATTCTAGGTAATGTCACAACGGATACTTTCT
This window encodes:
- the LOC107012545 gene encoding uncharacterized protein LOC107012545 isoform X3, yielding MNRCGYQQKALMGGCVGVGEIRRGDISVSDGLVCPKPRRNGLFNEPIKPSRFLQINNQQPEGCDLKAGTELLDIILSKGNFDMETPNFDMASSPPFFFGSPPSRASNPLIQDSQFSNNNFVPILAIPEAAPSPPQSSASTHKSGGGCAPVKFGIKPATVRIEGFNCRSSISAFA